Proteins from a single region of Trichomycterus rosablanca isolate fTriRos1 chromosome 16, fTriRos1.hap1, whole genome shotgun sequence:
- the cysltr2a gene encoding cysteinyl leukotriene receptor 2 — translation MGSDNCSIIDFKQAVFPAAYLLIFILGIVGHSISLFILFGVWRKKKSLTTVNLFMVNLLVSDLMLICSLPLRASYFLSGSNWQFGKLACSLLFYVFYLNMYTSIFFLMSLVIMRYLALAHPYRFMSLQKCCNRWTVCIFIWLLTASMCSPLLAIRSGDNEATSKCLELPSNTSSIDHFIRINYATLPFFVAPLTVILLCSVLIAHRLLRPGLSQHTISTSRKKAFALIIISLAFFLICFLPYHVGRVVFLHAESYVSNGTGPESCGYIRAVRKSAVVTLCLCTAHSCLDPILFFFVGENFRTCLTKLLWRKKADDSIRCQEEAELRNQEKIERDT, via the coding sequence ATGGGTTCAGATAACTGCTCCATTATTGACTTCAAGCAAGCCGTGTTTCCTGCTGCCTACCTGCTCATCTTCATCCTGGGCATCGTGGGCCACTCGATTTCCCTGTTCATCCTCTTCGGCGTGTGGAGAAAGAAGAAGTCTCTGACCACCGTCAACCTCTTCATGGTCAATCTGCTGGTGTCCGACCTCATGCTGATTTGCTCTTTGCCATTGAGAGCATCATACTTCCTCTCGGGGTCCAACTGGCAGTTTGGCAAATTGGCGTGCAGTCTGCTGTTCTACGTTTTTTACCTGAACATGTACACCTCCATCTTCTTCTTGATGTCTCTGGTCATCATGCGATACCTGGCGCTGGCGCATCCGTATCGCTTCATGAGCTTACAGAAATGCTGCAACAGATGGACGGTTTGTATTTTCATCTGGTTACTCACGGCATCCATGTGCAGCCCTCTGCTGGCAATACGGAGCGGCGATAATGAAGCCACCTCCAAATGCCTGGAGCTTCCCAGTAACACGAGCTCCATCGATCATTTCATCAGAATTAATTACGCCACGCTTCCGTTCTTCGTAGCGCCTCTGACGGTCATCTTGTTGTGCTCTGTGCTGATAGCCCACAGGCTGCTCAGGCCCGGCCTCTCTCAGCACACCATCAGCACATcgagaaaaaaagcttttgcTCTGATCATCATCAGCCTGGCCTTCTTCCTCATTTGTTTCCTACCGTACCACGTCGGCCGAGTGGTGTTTCTACACGCCGAGAGTTACGTGAGTAACGGCACCGGTCCGGAATCCTGCGGGTACATCCGAGCCGTGCGTAAGAGCGCAGTGGTGACGCTTTGTCTCTGCACGGCGCACAGCTGCCTGGATCCCATCCTGTTTTTCTTTGTCGGGGAGAATTTCAGAACTTGTTTAACCAAGCTGCTGTGGAGGAAGAAAGCAGACGACAGTATTAGATGCCAGGaggaggcagagctgagaaacCAAGAGAAAATAGAGAGAGACACTTAG